The DNA window GTCTGGGCCCAGTCGTTCTGGGATGGCAATGGGCTCCTTACGCACATAGGTCTTATTGATTTCAGCCTTGTGAGCCTCTTCAAAaaactctctcttctctctgacagataCAGATGACGGCTCTGAAATATCTGCCGCTTCAACGAGATCTGGGTCATTTAGACTCCAAGGCATGCAGGTCTCTGGCTCACTTTGTATTTCTGAAGTGCGTGCTTGATCTTCTACATATTCCTCCCTGGACAAAATCTTTCTTGTTTCAGTCGATGTCCCGGAGGCCTCCGCGAGTTGTGACTCGATTTTAATTTGCCGATGGAATGAAGCAGGCGACTCCACAATCTCCGATTTCTTCTCTGAGATTTGCTGGGGAAGCAGCGGCGGCGGGGTGACGCCACGCGAGAGCTTGGCTGTCGTGTCTTTGAGCCGAGCCAGATTCTCGGCTCTGTCAAAAGTTGGAGAGGGTGTGATTCTCGTGAGGCGTGATGTCGGGGTGTCGCACCTGCGTGGCGGCGGGGTGGGAGGCGTGGGCGGCCTGTGCAGAAGGGTGGGTGAAGGGGTGACTCTCTGGGGCGAGTCGGTTCGCCGCGTGGATTCGATGGTGATGAACGTCGGCGAGGGGGAACGCATCCTGAGCGACGGCGAGGGAGCGCGGAGGTCGACAGACTTGCACTGACTCAcgtcttctctccttctctcgtGGGACGTCTTCTTCCTCATTTGGTTCTCGATTTTGGCAGAACCAATGCTGATCTTGGATATTCTCGTCGTTGCCCCGTCAGAGAGGGATTTCTCAGACACTGGCTCGCACTCGTGCTTCTCCACTGTCTCATTATCCTCAAGATGCGTCAGTGTCGGCTCTGCTGCCTTGCTCACATGTGAGAGGATTTCAGGATTGTCTTGAGCATCACTTTCTGCAACAGATCTCCGCACTTCGCATTTTCTTTCCACACTCATCAGCCAATCTGGATCTGTGCCGAGCAGGGTCTTTACAGATTTAGAACCGGTCTTTTCTGTAACTCGTCGCATCTCTGTGACGTGAGAGATGAATTCTTGGACCTCCTGCCTCTGAGATTCCTCCCTTCTCCCTGTTGTGGACTTTACTAGTTCAATTTGTTCTGACTCGCCTGTCAGCGTAATTGGGACATCCCCACTCTCTTCTGGTGGTTCTTCTGCGCTCTGCTGCGTCACTGTcactcctttcttcttctgagATCCCTTCACATTCTTTTGAACCGCTTTCTGTTGCTGGGAAACGTGCTCGTCTTTGCCGTCTGTGGTAATGACTTCTCTCTCGACTTGCTCTTCTTTTACACTTTTGTGAATCTGGGCAGTCGCTTCCTGAGTTTGGGGGGATCTCTCAGGCGTCGCTGTCTTGGTTTCTGTAACTTCTCTCTTTGATTCTGGGGAAGGCTCTTTGCCCTGGACTGCCTGTGCAGCCCCTTTAGACTTTTTGgacctctttttcttctttgttggaGCCGGAGGTTCTGGCTGGCTGTCAGTTATGCTAACAGTAGCAGCAGGCGGAGAGGCCAGAGCAGAAGAGGCAGTAACACTCTTAATCCCCTGCTTTAACTCTGTCTTTACTTCTTTAGATTCACAGATCACTTTCACCTCAGCAGCCTCCTTGACTTCCACCTTGACTTccacactttcactttcactggaCCTCTTTGTCTCTACATGCTTTTCTTGCTTATTGTTCTTTTTCaccttttggttttgtttgcctgtttttccatttgtgttAGCAGCTGCCTTTTCTGTTTGCATTGTCTGATCGGAAACCTTTTCCTGGCTCTTGGGAGGAGAatgatctgttttcttcttgttgccACGCTGGGGTGATCTGGACTCCTTTGCATCCTTCCCTGAGGTGACATTTAATTCGGACTCTTTATGatcttttgtcttcttgttcTCAGATTGGGCTTCGTTTTGATCTTCAGATTTGCTGGAGGCCTTTGTTGCCTGATTTTTAgaatctctctttctgtcaggCGACAGATCTTCTGGTTTTGCTACGACACTGACAGAGGCCTGGACTTCGTTAGCCGTGACTGCCTGAGCCGACTGCGTGGACGAAACAGTAACTGTTTTCTGTGAAGTCGTGTGCATCTGCTGTCTAACAGACGACACAGATGAGGTCTTCTGAACAGAGACAACCTTAGAAGACTGCTGTTGAGCAGAAGTTATAATCATTGAATCTGTGAAATTAGCGCTGACATTGCTCTGGGTGGTGTTTGAGACCACATGTTTGGATAATTCACTTGATCGGGAGTCTGAATGAACGTTCGTTGCCATCATTTCAGCTGTGTTGTTACTTGACTGCTGCTCGTCTTTGTTGGAAAGCATTTCAAGAGCAGCGGTGACTGAGTCATGTATGTGAGTGGGTGTTGGAGTGGTTGGAGGTGTGTATTCCTCCTTCAGCTTCCTGTACCTTCCCTCTGCTTTTATTAATGGTGTGTTAAATTTACTCACCGGGCCTCTCatggcaggtggaggagagggtggaggggtgaATTTCACAGGGATGTAAACTTTCTTTAGTGGTTGCGGTGACGCCGGTGGTGGAGGGATCTCAAGCGAGACAGTTTTTGATGTATGCGATGTTGTTTTCGATGAGCTTTGGCTCACTGATACCACCTTCTGTGATGTAACCTCCacgtgttgctgtgttttgctgaTTTCCACTTTGGCCTCCAGCTTCGGGACCGGATGGAGAGCGGGACCTTTCACTTTCTTAACCGTCATCTTTTTGGCTTTTGCCGGATGAACTGCCTGCGCTGGCATGCTCTCTAATTCCTGTTGAGATGGTGGAGGCGGGAGGAAGTCCTGCTCGCCGGCGAGAggtggcggtggaggaggaaggtgatCGATGTCAGAAtcaagagggagaggaggaggaggaggaggaggaggaaggtcaGTGTCTACTACTGGgagaggtgggggtggaggaggcagaTCAGGCTCTGGCACGTGTGGCTTGAGAGTATAAGCATCTGTTTctactttggttttgtttacttttatcATTCCCTTCGGGCTCGACTTCAGATTACGAAACTGTGTCTTTAGCGTTTTGATGCCGTGGTTTTGGGTGATCGTTTTATGCTCCACCACAGTTGTTGACTGCTGTGCCGACTCCTCCACAGAACTCGTCTTTGTTGTAACTGTTTCGGTTTCTTTAGACGTGGAGTGATTTTCATTTGAGGTTTCACTAGAATTAGCAGTTTTTATCTTCTGTATGTTCCTCTGCGCATCAACATTCAGGTTTCTAACTGGAGGACTCTGCTTGACTCGAACTCTTCGGTAAGCTCCGAGTCTGACTTTGGGAGTTTGACGCTGCGCTGTCTCCATCAAACACTTAATCTTGCCTTTCACATCTCCCTTGATCACTTCTTCTTTCTCCAGCTGGGCTTGCTCCTGTGACTCATATAATGACTTGATTGACATCTTGACATCACCCTTTACCTCGCCCTCAAGGCTTGGGCTCCTCTGCATCCTCGGTGACGGTGGAGGCTCCATTAAGAGCTGAATCGTTCCTCTGACGTCTCCCTGAACATCTGTTTCCTGTTGACACTTTTTCCTCTCGCTGGATGCATCTTGGAGACTCTGCATCGTTATGCGAATATCACCCCTCActatttcttccttttccacTTCCCTCACCGCTTTCTTTGCCAGCTCCAGAGACTTCAGCGTGGCCTTCACATCCCCAGGAACTAAATCCTCGACAGTGGTTTCGGCTCTGGATGTTGCTGACTTCTCAAGAGATCTCAGCGCCCCTTTGATATTTCCTGGTATGATATCTGGCTTCTCCACCTCCTTGTAGCGTTTCTGAGCCCTCTCCAGGCACCGCAGGGCTTTCGGGATGTTGCCTTTcaccacctcctctttctctacGACGACCGTCTGATTCGCTGATTCAGACAGCGAACTCAAAGCAGCTCTTAAATCACCTTTGACTATCTCCTCCTTTTGGAGTCCCTCCAACGAGACGGTCGGCTCCGACATGAAAACTTTCACCGTCTTGTGAACATCCCCAGGTATAACGTCCTCCACTGTACGCTCAACCTGTGTTTGACTGCGAGAAAGGATGAGCTTTGTGCCCTTGATGTCGCCTCCGACAACCGTTTCTTTCGCCACTGTGTCTGCTAGAGTCTCATCAGAATCCAAATGGAGTTGTTTAAGATAGTCGAGGGAGCCAGATTCGATGCATGTGGAGTAGAAGTTGACGTTTCCTTTCTCAGTGGCGTCCACCTTTATCCTCACTGCCTGATCTGACTTGTCTGAGCTGGACAGCTTTTGAAGAGCGCTCCTTATATCCCCTCTTACGATGTCCTCCTTTTCAACGTTCACGTTCTCGTGCTGATTGAGGAGCGAGTATATCGTCATCTGCACGTCACCTTTCTCGTCCTCCTGGATGAGTATTCCATGTTTTCTCGACTGGTCCGCATTGAAAAGGTTGTTTATAGCTTCCCGGATGTCGCCTCGTAATATTTCCTCCCTTTCGAcactgctgtctctctcttggTTGAACAGCTGATGCACTGTTGAAGTGATATTACCCTTCTCCTCTGAATCTATAACTACCTGACGctcctgtctctcctgtctgttCAGTAGGTTCATCATAACAGTCTGCAGATCTCCCCTGATGACTTCCTCTCGCTGAATCTCCGGAGCCTGCTTATTCATTAGCTGGTATTTTGCCATCCTGACATCGCCTATTTCATCAGCCTCAATGAGCACTCCCTTCGacttcaccattttctgactaTAAAGTTCCTCGAGAGTTCCCTTGACGCTCTTTCCCAGGATTTCTGTCTTCTCCGCCTTTGTCTCGTTAAAGTTGTCAAATGGCGTCGTCTCAAAGAGCCACGTTGTCGTCTTTACATCCGCGTTGGAGATCTCGTCCTCCTGAGTGGCGGCGCGATGACCTTCATCCTCGTCTACCTCTTTAAGTTGATCGAGAGGATTTTTCTCAAAGAGCCACACTGAGTGTTTAACGTCTCCCTTCGCAACATCCTCCTTCTTAACTGTTTCAATCAGATTCTCAGAGCTCATGCTTCTTATTTTGTCAATGGACTGGGTTTCAAAGCGCCATTTGGCAGTCCTCACGTCACCTTTCTGTATTTCGCTCACATTGACCGTCCTAACAGAATCCTGCGACAGGGCGTCAGACTCAAAACGGTCTTTGTTCATCCTCACATTGCCACCCTGAATATCATCCACAGTCCTTATCAAAGCCTTCTTTTCCTCAGCGATCCTGTCGAGAGGCTGTGTCTCGAATTTCCACTTGGCTGAGGTGACATCTCCCTTTTGCACATCCTGCTGTGTGACAGATTTAATTATATACACCTCATCCGTGTCCCTTATGGCGTCAAGGGGCTTGGTTTCAAACAACCACCGGGTTCCGATGACATCTCCACGTGATACTTCCTCGCTCGTGACAGTGGTGACCTCGTGGTAAAGACCCTCTTTGTCCTGGATGGCGTAAAGGGGCTGATTTTCGAACATCATGGTGTAATTTCTCACGTCCCCTTTCTCATCTTCATCCCGGACAATGGTTCGCATTTTCATCAGCTCAGAGTCCGTCTCCTGAATTTTATCCATGGAGTAGTTCTCGAAAATGAAACGGCCTTTGTGCACATCTCCTCCTTGCACATCGTTCACGGTGCGGCTGCTCATAGATTCCTCCGCGCTATCGTGGATTGTGTCTATGGACTGGTTTTCAAACATCCATCTGCAGTTCACCACGTTTCCTTTTTGTATATCCTCAGTCTGAACCCTCTTGAGCTTTTGCATCACCTCCTCAGACGTTGAAGTCATGATATCGCATGTCTGGTTCTCAAAAATGTACTTCATCCCTGACACGTCACCAGATGCGATGTCTATCTCGGTGACACGCTTGAAAGAGCCCGTCTCCTCTCCAGTGAGGTTCTCCAGATTCTCTGtctcaaagagaaaacaagccGTTCTCACATCTTTTCCGCTGATGTCCTGTTGATTCACAGTGCACGCTTTCAGATGGGTCCCGGTCTCATCGTGGATGGTGTCAAGTGCCTGCGTCTCAAACAGCCATGTGCAGGTTTTGACGTCTCCTCTTTGCATTTCCTCAGATTCGTTTTCACCCTTTAACTCCGCTCTTTCATACAGGACGTCCATTGGTTTTGTCTCAAAGAGCCACTTGCAGGTTTTCACGTCACCCTTCATGACCTCGATATTTTGATTCGTCTCCACAACTTCTTCGTCTTCCATGTTGCTGAAGTACTTAATGCCATCGAGAGGCTGTGTTTCAAACAGCCACTTTGCAGTTTTAACGTCACCAGACTCTATTTCCTGTTTGGATATGCCTTTGATAATTTGGTATTTATCAATGCTTTCATCAAATTGGTCGATGGGTCGCGTTTCAAACATCCACTTGCATGTTGTAACGTCTCCTTTCACGACCTCCTCTCGGCGCACCGTTTTCACCTCATGGAAGTGCCCAGAGCGGTCTCGCATGGCGTACAGAGGGGTCGACTCaaacaggtttttgtttgaTATCACAGAGCCAGATGTTACTCCCTCGATGGTGATCTTTTGAGATTCATCGATCCTGTTTAATTCTGTGCTCTCAAAGATTTGCTTGTAGTTCGAGACGTCCACTTTATCAATTTCTTCCAGGTCGATCGTCCTGAGGATgtccttcttttcctctctgatctGCTCCAGGGGTTGGCTCTCAAATCGCCATTTCTGATGACGCACATCACCCCTCTCCTCATtaagtgctgctgtttttttcagcttgcCCACCTCTGCGAGCTCTTTCAGCTCCTCCGCTGGATTTGTTTCAAAATAATGTCTGGCTGATCTCACATTACCTGCAATAATTTCCTCCTTTGTCACCGAGAGACTGTTTGACTCATCTTTTAACGTATCCATAGGCTGCGTCTCAAACACCCAGCAGTTCTTGCGAACATCTGCCCGGCAGGTTGTGCCATCCTCCTGCGTGAGGTCGTCGTGAACATTCACAGTGCGGGTAacctctttcttcccctctcttaTGTGCTCAAGAGGCTGACTCTCAAAGCGCCACTTTTGGTGTCTGACATCACCTTTCACCTCGTCGTTCACTGCTGCCTTTTGAAGTTTTCCAACCTCGGGGCCGGTCTTCCTCTCTACACGAGGGCTGCTTTCAAAAAAGTGTCTGGCAGATCTGACATTGCCCCCGATGATTTCTTCAAGAGAGTGGGGTCTCGCATTGGAGTCATCCTTCAGAGAGTCCATTGGCTGGGTTTCAAACACCAAGCAGTGCTTGCGCACATCAGCCCCGATGATCTCTTGATTCTCCAGTTTGGAGCTTTCCCACTCGTTCAGAGAGTTTATGGTCTTTATCTCAAACAGCCACCTGCCCCAGTCGCCTTTACTGCTGTCCTCCATTGAAAGGCTGCACACAAGTCTCAGAGGTGTAGGCTCCCTGTTTGTCATGTCCAAGGGTTGGGTATCGAAAAGCCAACGTGAAGCGATGGAGCTCTCCAATTCAGTTTCAATCTTACGCACAGACTTAATCTCCAGCATTTGGCTCGACTGTCCCATAATGATGCATTTAAACTGAGTGTCAAAAGTGGTTGTAACAGTTTTCACCTCGCCATTAATCTCCTCTAGCACTGACCTCAAACTCAGCAAGTGGCTCTCATCAATGGTCTCAGTGTGCCCGAGGCTTTCCATATACTTGTTGTCAATCATGTAAATGGTGGCAtttccatcctcctctgtgAACACAATCTCTTTTGTTAAGTCCTCCTCTTTGTGCATTTTATTCAGAGTGTCCATCGACTGGGTTTCAAACAACCACGCTGCAGCGCGGACGTCTCCTTTATCAaatttgttgaatttgtttttgtattccgTCGAGCTGATGTTGTGTGAGCTCAGCTCATCCATCGGCTTGGTCTCAAACATCCAAGCTGTGCGTCTCACATCTTTCCCGAGAATGATTTCCTGTTCcgttattttgtttgtttcgtcTTCCTCATCAGGAACCTCATCTTTAATGGAGTCCAGTGCCTTATTTTCAAACATCCAACGCTTCGACTGCACGTCCCCGGGGAGAATCTCTTCCCATTCCCCGTACTCCTCATCATTGATATTAATGGGGCtaccatcatcatcctcatacATATACTCTTGGCTCTGGTACTGGTTGTTCTCAGTTTCGGTGTAATCACTGTAGAACTCCTTCTCGATATTCTTACGAACCTCGGGATGAATGTGCTTGTAGAGACGCTTCAGCTCATTCATGCTCTTCTGCTTGAAGTAAGTGTCCCTGTTGACTGGGTATTTGGAAGGGTTCACTGGCTCTGGAGGCTCAGGTGAGTAGTTGCATGCTGGGATATTTTGACTGTCTGATGACATTTGTAGTAAATCTGGAGGTGGGGGTGGAAGGTAGTCAGAATCATCAGCCGGTGGGGGTGGAAAGTCCTCATAATCCATCAGTGCAGCCAGCGTGTCTTCTGTTGCCTCGGTAGTGTTCACTTCATAGGCCTCATTAgccactgtgttgttttgtgtcacttttgaGGACCACTTAGCTCGATTGATGTCACGTTCAATCTTTTTGAAGAACAAAAACGACATTTGTGggtaaataaatcaatcaatcacattACTCCATTATTATATGCGCATTACACTTCTTTTTACTTGTCATAACACAACGTTAACCTTACAAAGCAGTCAGATGGTTTATGCTACTGTATGGATAAGTGGCTTTCTTATTATGTTCTTTGCAGCcacaaatcaataaatcattaggATGAGTTAAAGTCATAATCCTTAAGATTTTCATGGAGTCAGACGCTTTCGTTGATGGTGTTCATGGCTTGCATTATCTAAGCAGTGCAAATCCCATGTATTGACATTCTGCTATTATATCTCTATAAAGAAATGTCACTGTTTGTGGTGTGGTGAAGCAATTCCAACACTTTGATTCAAAGTGCCTTCTCCCACTGTTTACTGTtctctcttctgctgctgcatcagagctgtGTTAatttactgctaatgcaaaTTACAGTTAACACTGGAAATACATGATGACATATGGGGGATGGCTTTCACCATGAAGGAGCCATAAGAAATGCAGTTTATTCCTCATGGAGCTCAGCACTGACAATACAACAgtaattttctgtgtttttggatCAGATCCCAGTTCCAATTGTTTTTGACGGGTTTCTTTGTTAAAATGACGTGAGCTTGGCAGCACTGTAACGAAATATACCCAGCCCAGTCGCTTTAATCTGTGTACAAATTGCACAACTACGGGGTAGACCGATTATCAAGCCCTGGCTGATTATTGgggccaatattcagcattttccgaTTGTCTGGTATCTGTGATTTTCAGATTGCCAATAGAATAAACTAATTTAGAAATATGCTACTTTGGGTCTGATGCAACATCCTTTCACACAATGTCCagcccacaacactatctgattggtaacaccTGACAACTAATAGCCTTTTAACAGTGAATGATCTGAATCAGTAAcgtaactagtaactaaatgtatcatgaagaaatgtgtcagagtggaagtataaagtagcagaaaaatggaaatacttagGATACAATACTTGAGTATATTATCTTAGGTTAATTCCAAACTTGGTTTTTCAAAATTTTGACACAGTTGGCAACTGTAACATCTTTATCCGGTGAATACTACTTACACTAATATTGTTTCTAAGTCTACTTAGAAATCGCTTCTACAGCCCTGAAAGTGCCTCCTTGGTCCATTTTAAGATGGTACTGTATTGCTTTTGCTAGTTCAACTAAGCACCCACAGTATCATTTACAGCCATTTCACCTCCCCAGTGACCTCCCCAGGAAACTTGTGGATCAATTAAAGGGAAGGATTGGATTAATCACCTGCATGCAAGTTGGCCGTATTTGTACAAAATGGGTTGAAAAACCCACCTGTCCATCAATTGTAGAAGAAGGCACTCAAGGAGTATTTGCTGTAGTATTTAACCACACTCACAA is part of the Acanthopagrus latus isolate v.2019 chromosome 9, fAcaLat1.1, whole genome shotgun sequence genome and encodes:
- the xirp2b gene encoding xin actin-binding repeat-containing protein 2 isoform X2; protein product: MSNSEVTVSSSSRQVLPGSQQLHFNQEATMSYNNSNLESSFENHQNETEEEEFPRYTTKELRDRFERTIEEAAPQKPVRIERDINRAKWSSKVTQNNTVANEAYEVNTTEATEDTLAALMDYEDFPPPPADDSDYLPPPPPDLLQMSSDSQNIPACNYSPEPPEPVNPSKYPVNRDTYFKQKSMNELKRLYKHIHPEVRKNIEKEFYSDYTETENNQYQSQEYMYEDDDGSPININDEEYGEWEEILPGDVQSKRWMFENKALDSIKDEVPDEEDETNKITEQEIILGKDVRRTAWMFETKPMDELSSHNISSTEYKNKFNKFDKGDVRAAAWLFETQSMDTLNKMHKEEDLTKEIVFTEEDGNATIYMIDNKYMESLGHTETIDESHLLSLRSVLEEINGEVKTVTTTFDTQFKCIIMGQSSQMLEIKSVRKIETELESSIASRWLFDTQPLDMTNREPTPLRLVCSLSMEDSSKGDWGRWLFEIKTINSLNEWESSKLENQEIIGADVRKHCLVFETQPMDSLKDDSNARPHSLEEIIGGNVRSARHFFESSPRVERKTGPEVGKLQKAAVNDEVKGDVRHQKWRFESQPLEHIREGKKEVTRTVNVHDDLTQEDGTTCRADVRKNCWVFETQPMDTLKDESNSLSVTKEEIIAGNVRSARHYFETNPAEELKELAEVGKLKKTAALNEERGDVRHQKWRFESQPLEQIREEKKDILRTIDLEEIDKVDVSNYKQIFESTELNRIDESQKITIEGVTSGSVISNKNLFESTPLYAMRDRSGHFHEVKTVRREEVVKGDVTTCKWMFETRPIDQFDESIDKYQIIKGISKQEIESGDVKTAKWLFETQPLDGIKYFSNMEDEEVVETNQNIEVMKGDVKTCKWLFETKPMDVLYERAELKGENESEEMQRGDVKTCTWLFETQALDTIHDETGTHLKACTVNQQDISGKDVRTACFLFETENLENLTGEETGSFKRVTEIDIASGDVSGMKYIFENQTCDIMTSTSEEVMQKLKRVQTEDIQKGNVVNCRWMFENQSIDTIHDSAEESMSSRTVNDVQGGDVHKGRFIFENYSMDKIQETDSELMKMRTIVRDEDEKGDVRNYTMMFENQPLYAIQDKEGLYHEVTTVTSEEVSRGDVIGTRWLFETKPLDAIRDTDEVYIIKSVTQQDVQKGDVTSAKWKFETQPLDRIAEEKKALIRTVDDIQGGNVRMNKDRFESDALSQDSVRTVNVSEIQKGDVRTAKWRFETQSIDKIRSMSSENLIETVKKEDVAKGDVKHSVWLFEKNPLDQLKEVDEDEGHRAATQEDEISNADVKTTTWLFETTPFDNFNETKAEKTEILGKSVKGTLEELYSQKMVKSKGVLIEADEIGDVRMAKYQLMNKQAPEIQREEVIRGDLQTVMMNLLNRQERQERQVVIDSEEKGNITSTVHQLFNQERDSSVEREEILRGDIREAINNLFNADQSRKHGILIQEDEKGDVQMTIYSLLNQHENVNVEKEDIVRGDIRSALQKLSSSDKSDQAVRIKVDATEKGNVNFYSTCIESGSLDYLKQLHLDSDETLADTVAKETVVGGDIKGTKLILSRSQTQVERTVEDVIPGDVHKTVKVFMSEPTVSLEGLQKEEIVKGDLRAALSSLSESANQTVVVEKEEVVKGNIPKALRCLERAQKRYKEVEKPDIIPGNIKGALRSLEKSATSRAETTVEDLVPGDVKATLKSLELAKKAVREVEKEEIVRGDIRITMQSLQDASSERKKCQQETDVQGDVRGTIQLLMEPPPSPRMQRSPSLEGEVKGDVKMSIKSLYESQEQAQLEKEEVIKGDVKGKIKCLMETAQRQTPKVRLGAYRRVRVKQSPPVRNLNVDAQRNIQKIKTANSSETSNENHSTSKETETVTTKTSSVEESAQQSTTVVEHKTITQNHGIKTLKTQFRNLKSSPKGMIKVNKTKVETDAYTLKPHVPEPDLPPPPPPLPVVDTDLPPPPPPPPLPLDSDIDHLPPPPPPLAGEQDFLPPPPSQQELESMPAQAVHPAKAKKMTVKKVKGPALHPVPKLEAKVEISKTQQHVEVTSQKVVSVSQSSSKTTSHTSKTVSLEIPPPPASPQPLKKVYIPVKFTPPPSPPPAMRGPVSKFNTPLIKAEGRYRKLKEEYTPPTTPTPTHIHDSVTAALEMLSNKDEQQSSNNTAEMMATNVHSDSRSSELSKHVVSNTTQSNVSANFTDSMIITSAQQQSSKVVSVQKTSSVSSVRQQMHTTSQKTVTVSSTQSAQAVTANEVQASVSVVAKPEDLSPDRKRDSKNQATKASSKSEDQNEAQSENKKTKDHKESELNVTSGKDAKESRSPQRGNKKKTDHSPPKSQEKVSDQTMQTEKAAANTNGKTGKQNQKVKKNNKQEKHVETKRSSESESVEVKVEVKEAAEVKVICESKEVKTELKQGIKSVTASSALASPPAATVSITDSQPEPPAPTKKKKRSKKSKGAAQAVQGKEPSPESKREVTETKTATPERSPQTQEATAQIHKSVKEEQVEREVITTDGKDEHVSQQQKAVQKNVKGSQKKKGVTVTQQSAEEPPEESGDVPITLTGESEQIELVKSTTGRREESQRQEVQEFISHVTEMRRVTEKTGSKSVKTLLGTDPDWLMSVERKCEVRRSVAESDAQDNPEILSHVSKAAEPTLTHLEDNETVEKHECEPVSEKSLSDGATTRISKISIGSAKIENQMRKKTSHERRREDVSQCKSVDLRAPSPSLRMRSPSPTFITIESTRRTDSPQRVTPSPTLLHRPPTPPTPPPRRCDTPTSRLTRITPSPTFDRAENLARLKDTTAKLSRGVTPPPLLPQQISEKKSEIVESPASFHRQIKIESQLAEASGTSTETRKILSREEYVEDQARTSEIQSEPETCMPWSLNDPDLVEAADISEPSSVSVREKREFFEEAHKAEINKTYVRKEPIAIPERLGPDMEECEQEYKNKEKDVLPKADLSGLVNKFESPEEKLYLRKELIALSEWLHDDTESADCDKEKADILEQEMPTFDIQAIKNVFEVGEQSSPFSEEKKDQEELVSSLTETRADTSKRESPQETRRGSRRSTPLPLQKYEAETVPAEPPAFSETQSSTEHFSNVDEFGNKVTGTRTVVTEHSESASAHPAPFSYADAVKRKAALAARRTETYDADATDKLLSNFHKTWSESETVFKSLGYTVSEETTSQVVSHQTEIVSGSCSEVGAVHGVSEESLSDGCSDSGQKKVP